In one window of Candidatus Kryptonium sp. DNA:
- a CDS encoding LacI family transcriptional regulator yields the protein MAREAKVGIGTVSRVLNGSPHVSEKTRKKVLEVAKRLNYQPHTYAQRLAKQKAYAISAVIPFFTSYFFMEVLRGVQSKISEIGFDLVLYGVNDPASQIEYYIQKSTHRGKVDGVLFFSMKFPESYVRYFIQHSIPIVLVDTFHPKFDSITVDNYKGAYLATEHLIKVGHEKIGMISARLESVPAKQRFDGFKQAISDYGKTFYDKFFVETKDTRLDGFNRESGYYACKELLSRGKEIPSAIFVSSDIQAIGVIQALNEKGIKVPDDVCVIGFDDIELAKDFGLTTVRQPMYEMGVIAVEKLFERINDEKLKVEHVKFTPELVIRKTCP from the coding sequence ATAGCTCGGGAAGCGAAGGTTGGGATCGGGACTGTCTCAAGGGTTTTGAATGGGAGTCCGCATGTATCGGAAAAGACACGAAAAAAAGTCCTTGAAGTTGCGAAGCGGTTGAATTACCAGCCTCATACCTATGCGCAAAGATTAGCAAAGCAAAAGGCTTATGCAATTTCTGCTGTCATTCCATTTTTTACAAGCTACTTCTTCATGGAAGTCCTTCGTGGGGTTCAAAGTAAAATCTCTGAGATTGGTTTTGATCTTGTTCTCTATGGCGTGAATGATCCGGCAAGTCAAATTGAATATTACATTCAAAAGAGCACACATCGTGGAAAAGTTGATGGGGTTCTTTTCTTCTCAATGAAATTTCCAGAGTCCTATGTTAGATACTTTATCCAACATTCAATACCAATAGTTCTCGTTGATACATTCCATCCAAAGTTTGATTCAATCACCGTTGATAATTATAAAGGTGCCTATCTTGCGACTGAGCATTTGATAAAAGTTGGGCATGAAAAGATCGGGATGATAAGCGCACGGCTTGAAAGCGTCCCAGCGAAGCAGAGATTTGATGGATTCAAGCAAGCAATATCTGATTATGGAAAAACTTTTTATGATAAGTTTTTTGTTGAAACGAAAGACACGCGACTTGATGGTTTTAATCGTGAGTCTGGATACTATGCTTGTAAGGAGTTATTAAGTCGTGGGAAGGAGATCCCGTCTGCTATTTTTGTATCAAGCGATATTCAAGCAATTGGGGTGATCCAAGCTTTGAATGAGAAAGGAATAAAAGTCCCTGATGATGTTTGCGTAATTGGCTTTGATGATATTGAACTTGCTAAAGATTTCGGACTTACGACAGTTAGACAGCCGATGTATGAAATGGGAGTTATAGCGGTGGAGAAGCTTTTTGAGCGGATAAACGATGAGAAGTTAAAAGTTGAACATGTGAAGTTTACACCAGAATTAGTAATAAGAAAAACTTGCCCGTAA
- a CDS encoding TonB-dependent receptor: protein MSLRNLFLVFLFPAILLAGNTGKIAGRVTDAQTGEPIIGANVIIEGTYLGAASDLNGNYVIINVPPGVYRVKASAVGYKTVIKENVRVSIDLTTRLDFQLEPTVIELGQEVVVVAERPLVQKDLTASTAIIGSELIQALPITEFQEVIQLQAGVVAGHIRGGRSGEVAYWIDGVPVTDVYDRSAVISVDRKSIQELQLISGAFNAEYGQAMSGIINIATKDGSNKFNGSFTTYLGGYATAHTNIFTGLNKFDPLSIRNFEGNISGPIIRDKIFFYLNGRWIYFGGWLYGIRKFRPENIVDNRDPDPNKWIISINPQQGLGDSALVPMNWNRKTFLQSKFTFQISPTLKISYNYMYEYMKYRNFDFVFKYNPDGDLNRFHKGITNILSINHTLSKSTFYQASFSYFFKDYRHYVFKDPHDPRYVHPKLLLQPGPYSFIAGGMKMDHFYRNTGTYVAKLDLTSQITKVHQIKTGIEFRYHTIYFEGFYLDLSDADRARDPIFDKNPYVRTRIPDVSEPGRTLFRNNPKEFSYYIQDKMEFNEIILNVGVRFDYFHPDWHVLADPSDPNIYQPLKPQNRYFDTNNNGIYGDPGDIPKTVEDRRAYWYVRAKPKWQWSPRIGVAFPITDRGVIHFSYGHFFQIPPFEYLYTNPEFKLGSGTGNIGLVGNADLKPEQTVSGEIGVQQAITNDIAIELTGYFRDIRNLTGTRADEIFIFGGSAWYNRYENTDFGFVRGIVFSLDKRFSNNWALTIDYTFQVAKGNASDPAQTRNLRLGGQWPEVKIIPLDWDQRHTLNVTASYSAPGNWGLSVVAQYGSGTPYTPRQSKNIGTLLINSEKKPSTFNVDLRIYKDIKFNFLTFSFFARIYNLFDIKNAYGVYNDTGRPDFTLDYLSALKQQPVQLVNPLGEWFTNPTFYSEPRRIEIGLTIFFGQ, encoded by the coding sequence ATGAGTTTAAGAAATCTGTTTCTCGTTTTTCTGTTCCCTGCGATTTTATTAGCAGGAAATACTGGGAAAATAGCAGGGCGCGTAACGGACGCACAAACTGGCGAGCCAATAATTGGTGCAAATGTGATAATTGAAGGAACCTACCTTGGGGCTGCATCGGATTTAAACGGAAACTATGTCATAATAAATGTCCCGCCAGGGGTTTATAGAGTTAAAGCATCCGCAGTTGGATATAAGACAGTCATAAAGGAAAATGTAAGGGTTTCAATTGACTTAACGACACGACTTGATTTCCAGCTTGAGCCAACCGTGATTGAGCTCGGTCAAGAAGTCGTTGTAGTTGCGGAAAGACCTTTGGTTCAAAAGGATTTAACAGCTTCAACTGCTATTATTGGAAGTGAGTTAATACAAGCATTGCCGATCACGGAATTTCAAGAGGTAATTCAACTTCAAGCTGGTGTTGTTGCGGGACACATTAGAGGTGGAAGAAGCGGAGAGGTTGCATATTGGATAGATGGTGTTCCTGTGACGGATGTTTATGATAGAAGCGCTGTTATCTCAGTTGATAGGAAGTCAATTCAAGAACTTCAATTGATAAGTGGTGCGTTCAATGCTGAATATGGGCAAGCTATGTCTGGAATTATAAACATCGCAACAAAAGACGGAAGCAATAAATTTAATGGTAGTTTTACGACATATTTAGGTGGATATGCGACTGCGCATACAAACATATTTACTGGTTTGAATAAATTTGATCCTCTCTCAATCAGAAATTTTGAGGGCAATATAAGTGGTCCTATCATAAGAGATAAAATTTTCTTCTATTTGAACGGTAGATGGATCTACTTTGGCGGATGGCTTTATGGTATAAGGAAATTTAGACCTGAAAATATCGTTGATAATCGCGACCCGGATCCGAACAAATGGATAATTAGCATAAATCCACAACAGGGACTTGGTGACAGTGCCTTGGTCCCGATGAATTGGAACAGAAAAACATTCCTGCAAAGTAAGTTCACATTTCAAATTTCCCCGACTCTAAAGATTTCATACAACTATATGTATGAGTATATGAAGTATCGGAATTTTGACTTTGTGTTCAAGTATAACCCTGATGGTGATTTAAATCGTTTTCACAAGGGGATAACAAACATCTTGTCAATAAACCACACATTGAGCAAATCAACTTTCTATCAGGCAAGTTTTTCATACTTTTTCAAAGATTACAGACATTATGTGTTCAAGGATCCTCACGATCCGCGCTATGTTCATCCGAAACTTTTACTTCAGCCTGGTCCTTATAGCTTCATTGCTGGTGGTATGAAGATGGATCATTTCTACAGGAACACTGGGACATATGTTGCAAAATTGGATTTGACATCACAGATAACGAAGGTTCATCAGATTAAAACTGGTATTGAGTTTAGGTATCACACAATTTATTTTGAAGGCTTTTACCTTGATCTTTCCGATGCTGATAGAGCAAGAGATCCAATTTTTGACAAAAATCCATATGTTAGAACGAGAATACCTGATGTAAGTGAGCCAGGAAGGACATTGTTTAGGAATAATCCCAAGGAATTTTCATATTACATTCAAGACAAGATGGAGTTTAACGAGATTATTTTGAATGTCGGAGTAAGGTTTGATTATTTCCATCCAGATTGGCATGTCCTTGCTGATCCATCTGATCCGAACATATACCAACCTTTGAAGCCACAGAATAGATATTTTGACACAAACAATAATGGAATTTATGGCGATCCTGGGGATATTCCGAAGACAGTTGAGGATAGAAGAGCATACTGGTATGTTCGTGCTAAGCCGAAGTGGCAATGGAGCCCGCGAATTGGGGTTGCTTTCCCGATAACGGATAGGGGAGTTATTCATTTCTCATACGGACACTTCTTCCAGATCCCACCTTTTGAGTATCTTTATACTAATCCAGAATTTAAACTTGGTTCTGGGACCGGGAACATAGGTCTTGTCGGGAACGCTGACTTAAAGCCGGAGCAAACCGTAAGTGGAGAAATTGGTGTACAACAAGCGATAACGAATGACATAGCAATTGAATTGACTGGATATTTCAGAGACATAAGGAACTTGACAGGAACGAGAGCGGATGAGATTTTCATATTTGGTGGTTCAGCTTGGTATAATAGGTATGAGAACACAGATTTTGGGTTTGTAAGAGGGATAGTTTTCTCGCTTGATAAAAGATTTTCAAATAATTGGGCTTTGACGATTGATTATACATTCCAAGTTGCAAAGGGCAATGCTTCCGACCCAGCTCAAACAAGAAATCTTCGTCTTGGTGGGCAATGGCCAGAGGTTAAAATCATTCCGCTTGATTGGGATCAAAGACATACTTTAAATGTAACAGCTTCTTATTCTGCACCTGGAAATTGGGGATTGAGCGTGGTTGCTCAATATGGAAGTGGAACTCCATATACACCAAGGCAATCAAAGAACATCGGTACGCTATTGATAAACTCTGAAAAGAAGCCGTCAACATTTAATGTTGATTTGAGAATTTACAAGGACATCAAATTTAACTTCTTAACATTTTCGTTCTTCGCTCGTATATACAACTTGTTTGATATAAAGAATGCTTACGGCGTCTACAACGATACTGGAAGACCTGATTTCACGCTTGATTATTTGAGCGCGTTGAAACAGCAGCCTGTTCAACTTGTAAATCCGCTTGGAGAGTGGTTTACAAATCCGACATTTTATTCAGAGCCAAGGAGAATTGAAATTGGATTAACGATTTTCTTCGGACAATGA